In the Topomyia yanbarensis strain Yona2022 chromosome 3, ASM3024719v1, whole genome shotgun sequence genome, one interval contains:
- the LOC131687592 gene encoding uncharacterized protein LOC131687592, with the protein MGAQTLAGIRKSRFNGHDFIHKSPDLWPQQVLPPANTLTEMRATFLFHHIVLTEQFMDVSRVSKWNILVRTVTCLFRFVSNCRRKGRGQPIESLKPTEVQAKRIVTNLSAVRVPIRQAEFKKAEEVLFKMAQSEAFGDEIKTIRRNQESDRSQWITLENSSELRGMTLLLDDSGVLRLEGRSANAEFLPFDLRLPIILPKANGVTKKLVQYFHERFGHAFRETVKNELKQRFLIPKISSLIAKVEKQCVWCKIHKNRPHTPRMAALPVQRLTPFQRPFTYVGVDYLGPVDVTVGRRTEKRWVVVFTCLVVRAIHLEVAHNLTGQSCVMAIRRFICRRGPAAEYFSDNGTNLRSASKEMLQQFREIKDECAEEFTNARTKWHFNPPATPHMGGVWERMVRTVKEVMSVLNDGRRLNDEILLTSLSEAEDMINSRPLTFAPQESSVAALSPNMFLRGVAPNEPQDVITPTNVGQALRDSYKRSQQLADNMWRRWIKEYIPSINQRNKWFGESKALQKGDLVYVVEGERRKVWIRGIVEELIVSSDGRVRQAMVRTNGGLFRRATANLAVLEINEGNADPVAGSEPGLQVGELLSSTMVGKPTRSGGRHNSVIALETAQ; encoded by the coding sequence ATGGGGGCGCAAACCCTCGCTGGAATCAGGAAGTCCAGGTTCAATGGACACGATTTCATTCATAAATCGCCAGATTTATGGCCACAACAAGTTCTACCGCCAGCAAATACGTTAACGGAGATGAGAGCCACGTTTTTGTTTCATCACATAGTATTGACCGAGCAGTTCATGGATGTCAGCAGAGTCTCTAAATGGAACATACTTGTGCGAACAGTGACCTGTCTGTTTAGATTCGTTTCTAATTGTAGACGTAAAGGCCGCGGACAGCCCATCGAGAGCCTAAAGCCGACAGAAGTTCAGGCAAAACGAATTGTGACGAACTTGTCTGCAGTGAGAGTTCCAATACGCCAAGCAGAATTCAAAAAAGCCGAAGAGGTGCTGTTCAAAATGGCACAGAGCGAGGCGTTCGGAGacgaaataaaaacaattcgcaggaatcaggaatcagatcGTAGTCAATGGATTACTCTGGAGAACTCGAGTGAACTACGCGGAATGACGCTTCTTCTTGATGATTCCGGAGTCCTACGGTTGGAAGGCCGTAGTGCAAATGCGGAGTTTCTACCATTTGACCTGCGTTTGCCGATTATACTGCCGAAGGCCAACGGAGTTACAAAAAAGTTAGTCCAATATTTTCATGAAAGGTTCGGTCATGCTTTCAGAGAGACGGTGAAGAATGAACTCAAGCAAAGATTCTTGATACCAAAGATAAGTTCCTTGATCGCTAAGGTCGAAAAGCAATGTGTTTGGTGTAAAATTCATAAGAATCGTCCACACACGCCAAGAATGGCGGCACTTCCGGTACAACGATTAACTCCATTTCAACGGCCTTTCACCTATGTAGGCGTTGATTATCTGGGCCCGGTGGATGTAACCGTAGGACGACGCACAGAAAAACGGTGGGTCGTGGTCTTCACATGCCTTGTAGTGCGAGCCATTCATCTCGAGGTAGCTCACAACCTTACTGGTCAGTCTTGTGTCATGGCCATCCGACGCTTTATATGTCGCCGAGGACCAGCAGCGGAGTATTTCTCAGACAATGGAACGAATCTGCGATCGGCTAGTAAAGAGATGCTACAACAGTTTCGGGAAATCAAGGACGAGTGCGCAGAAGAGTTCACAAATGCCAGAACTAAGTGGCACTTCAATCCGCCCGCCACGCCACACATGGGAGGCGTGTGGGAGCGTATGGTACGAACGGTTAAAGAGGTGATGAGTGTATTGAACGACGGCCGGAGACTCAAcgacgaaattttattgacttcACTTTCCGAGGCAGAAGATATGATAAACAGCCGTCCTCTTACGTTCGCACCACAGGAATCGTCTGTAGCAGCTCTATCCCCGAATATGTTTCTACGAGGAGTAGCACCTAACGAACCACAGGATGTTATAACGCCGACGAATGTGGGTCAGGCACTTCGGGACTCCTACAAACGTTCTCAACAACTGGCAGATAACATGTGGCGGCGCTGGATAAAGGAGTATATTCCGAGTATCAACCAAAGAAACAAATGGTTTGGAGAATCCAAGGCTTTGCAGAAGGGAGATCTAGTTTACGTTGTGGAAGGTGAACGTCGCAAGGTATGGATACGCGGGATCGTCGAAGAATTAATCGTGTCTAGCGATGGGAGAGTACGGCAGGCCATGGTAAGGACCAACGGCGGGCTATTTAGACGTGCAACCGCCAACCTAGCGGTATTGGAGATAAATGAGGGTAACGCTGATCCGGTGGCTGGATCCGAACCAGGATTACAGGTCGGGGAATTGTTGAGTTCAACCATGGTGGGCAAACCCACTAGGTCTGGCGGAAGGCACAATTCTGTCATCGCACTAGAGACAGCTCAGTGA